In one Lolium rigidum isolate FL_2022 chromosome 3, APGP_CSIRO_Lrig_0.1, whole genome shotgun sequence genomic region, the following are encoded:
- the LOC124697013 gene encoding uncharacterized protein LOC124697013, with product MCKLKTNTRERRREVHSLATKMISKGSMDLVLVPCGLAIMVGYHLLLLYRILRHPHTTAIGYENHNKLAWVQRMAQATAPEETALALSVISDNISASTTLASLCIALGSLIGAWVSSGSAPEAALTSTAAVKFTALLLCFLASFTCFIQSAGHYVHASFLMSALQGGPDAPPASHAQRAVIRGGNFWALGLRALYFATALLMWVFGPVAMLVCSVLTVAVLCMLDTSSMPLHRHQYLPRSTARCRAASERSHSLGALF from the exons ATGTGCAAGTTGAAGACGAACACAAGAGAACGGAGGAGAGAAGTGCACAGCCTGGCGACGAAGATGATCAGCAAGGGATCCATGGACTTGGTGCTGGTCCCTTGCGGGCTTGCGATCATGGTCGgctaccacctcctcctcctctaccggaTCCTTCGCCACCCGCACACCACGGCCATCGGCTACGAGAACCACAACAAGCTCGCCTGGGTCCAGCGCATGGCGCAG GCGACGGCGCCGGAGGAGACGGCCCTGGCGCTGAGCGTGATCTCCGACAACATCTCGGCGTCCACGACGCTGGCGTCGCTGTGCATCGCGTTGGGCTCACTGATCGGCGCGTGGGTGAGCAGCGGCAGCGCGCCGGAGGCGGCGCTCACGAGCACGGCGGCGGTGAAGTTCACGGCGCTGCTCCTCTGCTTTCTGGCCTCCTTCACCTGCTTCATCCAGTCCGCGGGCCACTACGTGCACGCGAGCTTCCTGATGAGCGCGCTGCAGGGCGGGCCGGACGCGCCGCCGGCGAGCCACGCGCAGCGCGCGGTGATCCGGGGCGGCAACTTCTGGGCTCTGGGGCTCCGGGCGCTCTACTTCGCCACGGCGCTGCTCATGTGGGTCTTCGGCCCCGTGGCCATGCTCGTCTGCTCCGTGCTCACGGTGGCCGTGCTGTGCATGCTCGACACCAGCTCCATGCCGCTGCACCGCCACCAATACCTCCCTCGGTCCACGGCCCGATGCAGGGCTGCGAGCGAGCGAAGCCACAGCCTCGGCGCGTTGTTTTAG
- the LOC124700014 gene encoding ras-related protein RABA1f, which produces MAYRAEDDYDYLFKVVLIGDSGVGKSNLLSRFTRNEFSLESKSTIGVEFATRSIRVDDKVVKAQIWDTAGQERYRAITSAYYRGAVGALVVYDVTRHVTFENVERWLKELRDHTDANIVIMLVGNKADLRHLRAVSVEDAKAFAERESTYFMETSALEAMNVENAFTEVLTQIYRVVSKKALDIGDDPAAPPRGQTINVGGKDDVSAVKKAGCCSS; this is translated from the exons ATGGCGTACAGGGCGGAGGACGACTACGACTACCTCTTCAAGGTCGTGCTCATCGGCGACTCCGGGGTCGGCAAATCCAACCTGCTCTCCCGCTTCACGCGCAACGAGTTCAGCCTCGAGTCAAAGTCCACCATCGGGGTCGAGTTCGCAACCAGGAGCATCAGGGTCGACGACAAGGTCGTCAAGGCGCAGATCTGGGACACCGCGGGGCAGGAGAG ATATCGGGCAATTACAAGTGCGTACTATCGAGGGGCTGTTGGCGCGCTTGTCGTGTATGATGTGACACGCCATGTGACCTTTGAGAATGTGGAGAGGTGGTTGAAGGAGCTCCGGGATCACACAGACGCAAACATTGTTATCATGCTTGTCGGCAACAAGGCTGATTTGCGCCACCTTAGGGCTGTATCAGTGGAGGATGCCAAGGCCTTCGCTGAGAGGGAAAGCACCTACTTTATGGAAACATCTGCGTTGGAGGCCATGAATGTTGAGAACGCCTTCACTGAGGTTCTAACTCAGATCTATCGTGTGGTCAGTAAGAAGGCCCTCGACATAGGTGATGACCCTGCTGCTCCGCCAAGAGGGCAAACCATCAATGTCGGTGGCAAGGATGATGTCTCTGCTGTGAAGAAGGCAGGGTGCTGTTCATCCTAA